A region from the Malus domestica chromosome 07, GDT2T_hap1 genome encodes:
- the LOC103450135 gene encoding probable gamma-secretase subunit PEN-2 — MEASRSNSEVPNLNPSPIRNPIPISSASPAWPTIDGPLGLSEEESVSYARRFYKFGFALLPWLWALNCFYFWPVLRHSRSFPRIHHYVLRSAVGFTVFTALLLSWALTFAIGGEHLFGHVWDQLVMYNLADRLGLTGWS; from the exons ATGGAAGCTTCACGGAGTAACTCGGAAGTCccaaacctaaaccctagcccgaTAAGAAACCCGATTCCGATATCGTCTGCATCGCCGGCGTGGCCCACCATAGACGGCCCACTGGGCCTGTCAGAGGAAGAGTCAGTGAGCTACGCGCGTAGATTCTACAAGTTTGGCTTCGCCCTGCTCCCTTGGCTTTGGGCCCTCAACTGCTTCTACTTTTGGCCAGTCCTCCGCCACTCCCGCTCCTTCCCTCGCATTCACCACT ATGTTTTAAGATCAGCAGTTGGTTTCACGGTATTTACCGCTCTTCTCTTATCATGGGCCCTTACATTTGCTATTGGAGGGGAGCACCTTTTCGGTCATGTCTGGGATCAACTAGTTATGTACAATCTTGCTGACAGACTTGGCTTGACAGGTTGGAGCTAA
- the LOC114825965 gene encoding cyclic dof factor 1-like isoform X2, with the protein MEDPSVEKSCTQDTSSELDNSRENNRQGLIHENEGEVNCDQGEDQCVDSDTKGIEKSLRKPDKVLPCPRCKSLETKFCYFNNYSVYQPRHFCKSCQRYWTAGGTIRNVPLGTRRRKNKHSSSQYHQVVGQPNAVPVTQGGTLNVVGQQHLSPCGLPASPKPVNEMKEGLSSVSDALLVESTETASNQKHQMRNSETGSAADGDGGSLSATASQHIACLTKEMKQGGLPGYDNDSSHMYTMQYCPVPQWAKTPSWGIMMFGSDSSNPNPSHVGPLPMVTVPSFCTPTFAFPFVPSLYWGYMPSWDSRKWNSQLVGSAGSLSLLSSSGNSGCSGNSSATLGKYARDANVHEDVITKQCLWVPKTLRIDDPEEAAKSSIWSTLRIKQDKNELVVRGGIFKAFRKKSDTKTQTLDADRVLQANPAALSRSQSFQETT; encoded by the coding sequence ATGGAGGACCCTTCTGTAGAAAAATCCTGCACGCAAGATACATCTTCGGAACTAGATAATAGCAGAGAAAACAATCGCCAAGGCCTAATCCATGAGAATGAGGGTGAAGTTAATTGTGATCAAGGAGAAGACCAATGCGTGGATAGTGATACGAAAGGCATAGAAAAGTCTCTCAGAAAGCCAGACAAGGTTCTTCCTTGCCCTCGCTGCAAAAGCTTAGAAACAAAGTTTTGCTATTTCAATAATTACAGTGTTTACCAACCGAGACACTTTTGCAAGAGCTGCCAAAGATATTGGACTGCTGGGGGAACCATAAGAAATGTTCCTCTAGGTACTAGGCGGCGCAAGAATAAGCATTCATCTTCGCAGTATCATCAGGTAGTGGGACAACCGAATGCAGTACCAGTCACCCAGGGAGGCACCCTTAACGTTGTTGGCCAACAGCATCTTTCACCTTGTGGACTTCCAGCCTCTCCAAAGCCTGTCAATGAGATGAAGGAAGGCTTAAGTTCTGTCTCAGATGCGCTTTTAGTTGAATCTACAGAGACTGCCTCGAACCAGAAACACCAGATGAGAAATTCTGAGACTGGCTCTGCAGCTGACGGCGATGGTGGTTCCTTATCAGCCACTGCTTCACAGCACATTGCGTGTCTGACAAAAGAAATGAAGCAGGGTGGTCTGCCAGGATATGACAATGATTCTAGTCATATGTATACTATGCAATATTGCCCTGTTCCTCAATGGGCCAAGACTCCAAGTTGGGGCATAATGATGTTTGGATCTGATAGCAGTAATCCTAATCCTTCTCATGTAGGTCCTCTGCCTATGGTTACAGTTCCTAGTTTTTGTACTCCCACTTTCGCTTTCCCATTTGTGCCTTCCTTGTACTGGGGTTACATGCCAAGCTGGGACTCCAGAAAATGGAATTCTCAGCTGGTTGGATCTGCTGGCAGCTTGTCACTTTTGTCTTCCTCTGGCAACAGCGGATGTTCGGGCAATAGCTCGGCAACCTTGGGAAAAtatgcaagagatgcaaatgtaCATGAAGATGTAATAACAAAACAGTGCCTTTGGGTACCCAAGACTTTGAGAATTGATGACCCAGAAGAGGCTGCAAAGAGTTCTATATGGTCTACCTTGCGTATCAAACAGGATAAGAATGAACTTGTAGTTAGAGGTGGTATTTTTAAAGCTTTCCGAAAGAAATCagatactaaaacccaaacattagATGCTGATCGAGTTTTACAGGCAAATCCAGCAGCCCTCTCTCGCTCTCAATCCTTCCAGGAGACCACGTAA
- the LOC139197642 gene encoding uncharacterized protein, with translation MKGAGGGELKAPVFDGENYDYWRIRMTTIFKSYDLWEMVQNGYELPEMEVDALEEDLTEKQISTLKENRMNDAKALGIIQGAISDVIFPRIANEETAKAAWDTLQQEYIGDVKVRKVKLQSLRRDFEYTCMKEDEPLKDYFSRLFDVVTQMKTYGEELPNERIVQKLLISLTKP, from the coding sequence ATGAAAGGAGCTGGTGGAGGAGAACTTAAAGCTCCAGTCTTTGATGGAGAAAACTACGACTATTGGAGGATCCGGATGACAACCATCTTCAAGTCGTATGATCTCTGGGAAATGGTTCAAAATGGATATGAGTTACCAGAAATGGAGGTAGATGCTCTAGAAGAGGATCTCACAGAGAAGCAGATATCTACATTGAAGGAGAACAGGATGAATGATGCTAAAGCGTTAGGAATCATTCAAGGTGCTATCTCCGATGTCATATTCCCAAGGATAGCAAATGAAGAAACTGCCAAAGCTGCCTGGGATACTCTGCAACAAGAATACATAGGAGATGTGAAGGTACGGAAAGTAAAACTCCAGTCTCTTAGACGTGATTTTGAATATACATGCATGAAAGAAGATGAGCCACTTAAAGACTATTTTTCTAGGCTGTTTGATGTTGTGACTCAAATGAAAACTTATGGAGAAGAACTGCCTAATGAAAGAATAGTGCAAAAGCTTCTAATTAGTTTGACTAAGCCTTAA
- the LOC139197643 gene encoding 4-coumarate--CoA ligase-like 5, with amino-acid sequence MVTQQKGCNIDPKNGFCSKTKTFHSLRPRSQPPPQTTPLSLTDYLLSRLHHSPPLPSTPALLNASTGHHILYPKFIFPCRLASIPAWPLPRTVRLRSLPQFPPPPHPPPLSPLRRCYRLPFQPASSNPEISHQISICRPTVAYVTIL; translated from the coding sequence ATGGTGACTCAACAAAAGGGCTGCAACATTGATCCAAAGAATGGGTTTTGTTCAAAGACCAAGACTTTCCACAGCCTGAGACCCAGATCCCAACCCCCTCCCCAAACCACGCCTCTTTCCCTCACCGACTACCTCCTCTCCCGCCTCCACCACTCCCCTCCCCTGCCTTCCACTCCTGCCCTCCTCAACGCATCCACCGGCCACCATATTCTCTACCCCAAGTTCATTTTTCCTTGCCGCCTCGCTTCAATCCCAGCTTGGCCTCTTCCACGGACAGTGCGCCTTCGTTCTCTCCCCCAATTCCCTCCACCTCCCCATCCTccacctctctctcctctccgtcGGTGTTATCGTCTCCCCTTCCAACCTGCCAGCTCCAATCCCGAAATTTCCCACCAAATCAGCATATGCAGACCCACCGTCGCATACGTCACAATATTGTAG
- the LOC114825965 gene encoding cyclic dof factor 1-like isoform X1, whose product MSEVGDPAIKLFGRIIPLPQLQIHDLSADKECLVADTGECREMEDPSVEKSCTQDTSSELDNSRENNRQGLIHENEGEVNCDQGEDQCVDSDTKGIEKSLRKPDKVLPCPRCKSLETKFCYFNNYSVYQPRHFCKSCQRYWTAGGTIRNVPLGTRRRKNKHSSSQYHQVVGQPNAVPVTQGGTLNVVGQQHLSPCGLPASPKPVNEMKEGLSSVSDALLVESTETASNQKHQMRNSETGSAADGDGGSLSATASQHIACLTKEMKQGGLPGYDNDSSHMYTMQYCPVPQWAKTPSWGIMMFGSDSSNPNPSHVGPLPMVTVPSFCTPTFAFPFVPSLYWGYMPSWDSRKWNSQLVGSAGSLSLLSSSGNSGCSGNSSATLGKYARDANVHEDVITKQCLWVPKTLRIDDPEEAAKSSIWSTLRIKQDKNELVVRGGIFKAFRKKSDTKTQTLDADRVLQANPAALSRSQSFQETT is encoded by the exons ATGTCCGAAGTGGGAGATCCAGCCATTAAGCTCTTCGGGAGGATTATTCCGCTCCCACAACTTCAGATTCACGATTTGTCCGCCGATAAAGAGTGTTTGGTGGCAGATACG GGTGAGTGTAGAGAAATGGAGGACCCTTCTGTAGAAAAATCCTGCACGCAAGATACATCTTCGGAACTAGATAATAGCAGAGAAAACAATCGCCAAGGCCTAATCCATGAGAATGAGGGTGAAGTTAATTGTGATCAAGGAGAAGACCAATGCGTGGATAGTGATACGAAAGGCATAGAAAAGTCTCTCAGAAAGCCAGACAAGGTTCTTCCTTGCCCTCGCTGCAAAAGCTTAGAAACAAAGTTTTGCTATTTCAATAATTACAGTGTTTACCAACCGAGACACTTTTGCAAGAGCTGCCAAAGATATTGGACTGCTGGGGGAACCATAAGAAATGTTCCTCTAGGTACTAGGCGGCGCAAGAATAAGCATTCATCTTCGCAGTATCATCAGGTAGTGGGACAACCGAATGCAGTACCAGTCACCCAGGGAGGCACCCTTAACGTTGTTGGCCAACAGCATCTTTCACCTTGTGGACTTCCAGCCTCTCCAAAGCCTGTCAATGAGATGAAGGAAGGCTTAAGTTCTGTCTCAGATGCGCTTTTAGTTGAATCTACAGAGACTGCCTCGAACCAGAAACACCAGATGAGAAATTCTGAGACTGGCTCTGCAGCTGACGGCGATGGTGGTTCCTTATCAGCCACTGCTTCACAGCACATTGCGTGTCTGACAAAAGAAATGAAGCAGGGTGGTCTGCCAGGATATGACAATGATTCTAGTCATATGTATACTATGCAATATTGCCCTGTTCCTCAATGGGCCAAGACTCCAAGTTGGGGCATAATGATGTTTGGATCTGATAGCAGTAATCCTAATCCTTCTCATGTAGGTCCTCTGCCTATGGTTACAGTTCCTAGTTTTTGTACTCCCACTTTCGCTTTCCCATTTGTGCCTTCCTTGTACTGGGGTTACATGCCAAGCTGGGACTCCAGAAAATGGAATTCTCAGCTGGTTGGATCTGCTGGCAGCTTGTCACTTTTGTCTTCCTCTGGCAACAGCGGATGTTCGGGCAATAGCTCGGCAACCTTGGGAAAAtatgcaagagatgcaaatgtaCATGAAGATGTAATAACAAAACAGTGCCTTTGGGTACCCAAGACTTTGAGAATTGATGACCCAGAAGAGGCTGCAAAGAGTTCTATATGGTCTACCTTGCGTATCAAACAGGATAAGAATGAACTTGTAGTTAGAGGTGGTATTTTTAAAGCTTTCCGAAAGAAATCagatactaaaacccaaacattagATGCTGATCGAGTTTTACAGGCAAATCCAGCAGCCCTCTCTCGCTCTCAATCCTTCCAGGAGACCACGTAA
- the LOC103439679 gene encoding probable inactive leucine-rich repeat receptor-like protein kinase At3g03770: MANSHLLLLLLLTFSLLSVHHSAATQSESESLLKIQQLLNHPPPLTRINSTDRHSLCSIEPTPSLTISCHQGNVTQLHISGGGDGAAFPPLPLDFSTHSLFSALAAAFPTLKVLSLVSLRLWGPLPPSIARLSSLEILNLNSNYLSGAIPSHISSLVNLQTLILDRNNFTGQLPPSLGSLPSLAVLSLNHNLLNGPLPSSLASLQSLRVLSLSHNFLSGEVPDLTALTNMQLLDLEANYFGPHFPSLPSKNKLVTLVLRNNTFRVGIQTGFQGGFQLQKLDISLNEFVGPFSPSWLSLPSINYLDVAGNKFTGVLSKNMSCNVELAFVNLSSNLLAGDLPTCLKNRGSKNNRAVVLYSGNCLTNVDQQQPSNLCHNEALAVDLPPSGDGKIKRRHDNKQVVASSAVGGIVGAAAVVVLAFMAVKRLLYSKQPVKSPPTRLIRDSASPVNTAKLLSDAKYISETMKLGASLPAYRTFALEELKEATNDFDDSTLLGEGAHGQRQMYRGKLPDGTLVAIRGLKIRKRQATQVYTHLLELVSKLRHSHLVSALGHCLEYNPDDSGVSRIFLVFEFFPNGTLRGFISGPPARKFTWAQRIVAAIGVAKGVQFLHTGIVPGVKSNNLKITNVLLDHDLHVKISNYNLPLLAENNRGTVGTAVSSPAPKGSIHTRVNHECKNDVYDIGVILLEMILGRPIMFRNEVGVLKDLVRVSLTIDDTARRSIVDAAVHKECSDESLKIMMEICVRCLTNDAADRPSVEDILWNLQFAAQVQESAREDCPSSSQGSPVSSP, from the exons ATGGCGAACtcacatcttcttcttcttcttctgttgaCATTTTCCCTCCTCTCCGTCCACCACTCAGCTGCTACTCAGTCAGAGTCCGAGAGCCTTCTGAAAATCCAGCAGCTGCTCAACCACCCACCACCTCTAACCCGAATCAATTCCACTGACAGACACTCTCTGTGCAGCATTGAACCAACTCCTTCCCTCACTATTTCTTGCCACCAAGGCAACGTCACCCAGCTCCACATTTCTGGCGGCGGAGATGGAGCCGCCTTCCCTCCGCTGCCGCTGGACTTCTCAACCCACTCTCTGTTCTCCGCTCTCGCCGCCGCCTTCCCAACCCTCAAAGTCCTCTCTCTCGTTTCACTCCGACTCTGGGGGCCACTCCCTCCCTCCATCGCCCGTTTATCTTCCCTCGAGATTCTCAACCTCAACTCCAACTACCTCAGCGGCGCCATACCTTCCCATATTTCGTCTCTCGTCAACCTCCAGACTCTCATCCTCGACCGCAACAACTTCACAGGCCAACTCCCGCCGTCGCTGGGTTCGCTTCCGTCGTTGGCCGTTCTCAGTTTGAACCACAATCTCCTCAACGGCCCTCTCCCGAGTTCTCTGGCCTCTCTGCAATCCCTCagagtcctctctctctcccacaaCTTCCTGTCCGGCGAAGTTCCCGACCTCACAGCCCTCACAAACATGCAACTTCTTGATTTGGAAGCCAACTATTTTGGGCCTCATTTTCCAAGCTTGCCTTCCAAGAACAAGCTGGTAACCCTCGTGCTCCGAAACAACACGTTTCGCGTCGGAATCCAAACCGGATTCCAAGGCGGTTTTCAGCTCCAGAAGCTTGACATTTCACTCAATGAATTCGTGGGGCCTTTTTCGCCGTCGTGGCTGTCGCTGCCATCCATCAATTATCTTGACGTCGCCGGAAATAAATTCACCGGCGTGCTCTCCAAGAACATGTCTTGCAATGTTGAGCTTGCTTTTGTGAATTTGTCATCAAATCTTTTGGCAGGGGACTTGCCCACTTGCCTCAAAAACCGGGGTTCGAAGAACAACAGGGCTGTTGTTCTGTATTCCGGGAATTGTTTGACGAATGTAGATCAGCAGCAGCCTTCTAACTTGTGCCACAATGAAGCTCTGGCTGTGGACTTACCACCTTCTGGTGACGGAAAAATCAAGAGGCGTCATGATAACAAACAAGTCGTTGCATCAAGTGCCGTGGGAGGAATTGTGGGTGCTGCTGCAGTTGTTGTTCTGGCTTTCATGGCTGTTAAGAGGTTATTGTACAGCAAACAGCCGGTCAAAAGTCCCCCAACAAGGTTGATTAGAGATTCAGCTTCACCAGTCAACACAGCCAAGCTACTCTCGGATGCAA AATATATATCAGAAACAATGAAGCTGGGAGCTAGCCTTCCTGCTTATCGAACGTTTGCTTTGGAGGAGCTCAAGGAAGCTACCAACGACTTCGATGATTCAACGTTACTTGGCGAAGGTGCACATGGACAG CGCCAGATGTATAGAGGGAAGCTCCCCGACGGAACACTTGTTGCTATCAGAGGCTTGAAAATTAGAAAGAGGCAGGCTACACAGGTCTATACACACCTCCTTGAGCTGGTTTCGAAACTGAGACATAGCCATTTGGTTAGCGCTCTTGGACATTGCTTGGAGTACAATCCTGATGATTCGGGCGTCAGTAGAATATTTCTTGTATTCGAGTTTTTTCCAAATGGAACGCTAAGAGGCTTCATCTCTG GACCTCCAGCACGAAAATTTACTTGGGCGCAGAGAATAGTAGCTGCAATCGGAGTTGCAAAGGGCGTTCAGTTTCTGCATACAGGGATTGTTCCTGGTGTAAAATCAAATAATCTCAAGATAACAAATGTCTTATTGGATCACGATCTTCACGTGAAAATAAGCAATTACAACCTACCTCTTTTAGCCGAAAACAACAGGGGAACG GTGGGGACTGCAGTTTCTTCTCCTGCACCAAAAGGAAGCATTCATACTAG GGTTAACCATGAGTGTAAGAACGACGTTTATGACATTGGAGTAATCTTGCTAGAAATGATTCTGGGGAGACCTATCATGTTCCGAAATGAAGTTGGTGTTTTGAAAGACCTT GTACGAGTAAGTTTGACGATTGATGACACAGCTCGGAGGAGCATTGTGGATGCAGCAGTGCACAAGGAATGCTCGGACGAATCGCTGAAGATAATGATGGAGATATGCGTGAGATGTCTTACGAATGATGCAGCTGATAGGCCTTCAGTTGAAGACATTCTTTGGAATCTGCAGTTTGCAGCGCAGGTTCAGGAATCAGCAAGAGAAGACTGTCCGAGTAGTAGTCAAGGCTCGCCCGTTTCATCACCCTGA